The proteins below come from a single Triticum urartu cultivar G1812 unplaced genomic scaffold, Tu2.1 TuUngrouped_contig_3148, whole genome shotgun sequence genomic window:
- the LOC125527178 gene encoding protein STRICTOSIDINE SYNTHASE-LIKE 10-like, which yields SFDTSRAQQLPLPPGEVHGPESVAFDAQGRGPYSGVSDGRILRWNGPKLGWTTYAYGPGYDSETCTTSRFGTEADIESRCGRPLGLRFNQKTGDLYVADAYKGLMRVPPGGGEATVLVDQIDGMPLRFTNGVDVDQVTGQVYFTHSSMNYDRSEHEMVTKTGDSTGRLMMYDPRTSDATVLQPRMTYPNGVALSADRTHLVVASTGPCKLLRHWIKGVDAGKSEPLADLPGYPDNVRPDRKGGYWVALHRERNELPFGRDSHLLAVRVAADGKIVEEMRGPKKVRPTEIMERDDGKLYLGSVELPYVGVVKRK from the coding sequence AGCTTCGACACCTCCCGGGCACAACAGCTGCCCCTGCCGCCCGGAGAAGTGCACGGGCCGGAGAGCGTCGCCTTCGACGCTCAGGGCCGAGGCCCCTACAGCGGCGTCTCCGACGGCCGCATCCTGAGGTGGAATGGGCCCAAGCTTGGCTGGACAACATACGCCTACGGACCAGGCTACGACAGCGAAACGTGCACGACATCCAGGTTTGGCACGGAGGCGGACATAGAGAGCCGCTGCGGTCGCCCACTTGGTCTGCGCTTCAACCAGAAAACGGGTGACCTCTACGTGGCCGATGCGTACAAAGGGCTTATGCGTGTGCCGCCCGGCGGCGGGGAGGCCACCGTGTTGGTCGACCAGATTGATGGCATGCCGCTGCGTTTCACCAACGGGGTTGACGTCGATCAAGTCACCGGTCAAGTCTACTTCACCCATAGTTCGATGAACTACGACAGGTCAGAACACGAGATGGTCACCAAGACCGGGGACTCCACGGGCCGCCTCATGATGTATGATCCACGAACATCGGACGCCACCGTGCTCCAACCAAGGATGACATACCCGAACGGCGTCGCGCTCAGCGCCGACCGCACACACCTCGTGGTCGCATCTACTGGCCCGTGCAAGCTGCTGAGGCACTGGATCAAAGGGGTCGACGCGGGCAAGTCCGAGCCTTTGGCCGACCTGCCGGGCTACCCAGATAACGTGAGGCCCGACAGGAAAGGAGGCTACTGGGTGGCGTTGCACCGTGAGAGAAATGAGCTGCCCTTTGGTCGTGATAGCCATCTTCTTGCTGTGAGGGTCGCTGCTGATGGGAAGATAGTCGAGGAGATGAGAGGGCCAAAGAAAGTCAGGCCAACCGAGATCATGGAAAGAGATGACGGCAAACTCTACTTGGGCTCGGTGGAGCTTCCTTATGTCGGCGTAGTAAAAAGAAAGTAG